A stretch of the bacterium SCSIO 12827 genome encodes the following:
- a CDS encoding chemotaxis protein translates to MDALNELRINSTRFFVLFAWAHLPLAGLAFWLTQGDIITGAGIIAAVAVASTVAWRTQPTAAASRFLIAAGAMINVGALLYLFAGHAWQIDVHMYFFAVLAMVAAFCCWRAVLVAAATVAVHHLVLNFTLPYAIFPDGADFFRVVLHAVIVVMETIVLSWLTFRLVTGFRQSAEAVATAEEAKAEVERLSQERERLEHEGQEERRKLLLDMATRFERQVGPIMVNVNDHARSMSDVSKSLTDLAAQALSHSTDTAAAIEQATGNVQTVASATEEMTASMAEVSSQVGRAHDVAQEASRKARETDQTMVRLKDAAAKIGNVMEMINDIAEQTNLLALNATIEAARAGEAGKGFAVVASEVKNLANQTAKATQEIAGEIATMQNVSEDAAREIQGISATIDEINAVSEAIAAAVEEQSAATQEIARSSQDAAVHTDKVQTNINAVRNASEDTGSAAGEVSTAATNLSNQADSLKQAIDAMLQDLRAA, encoded by the coding sequence ATGGATGCCCTTAACGAGCTCCGCATCAACTCAACCCGATTTTTCGTCTTGTTCGCCTGGGCACACCTGCCGCTTGCCGGTCTCGCGTTCTGGCTGACACAGGGCGACATCATCACCGGGGCCGGCATCATCGCCGCCGTTGCCGTTGCATCAACAGTCGCGTGGCGCACCCAGCCGACGGCCGCAGCAAGCCGCTTCCTGATCGCCGCCGGCGCCATGATCAATGTCGGCGCTCTGTTGTACCTGTTCGCCGGTCATGCCTGGCAGATCGACGTACATATGTACTTTTTCGCCGTTCTGGCGATGGTCGCCGCCTTCTGTTGCTGGCGGGCGGTGTTGGTCGCCGCCGCGACGGTCGCCGTGCACCATCTGGTCCTCAATTTCACCCTGCCCTATGCCATCTTCCCCGATGGCGCCGACTTCTTCCGCGTCGTTCTTCATGCCGTCATCGTCGTCATGGAAACCATCGTCCTAAGCTGGCTGACGTTCCGTCTGGTCACCGGGTTCCGGCAAAGCGCCGAAGCGGTCGCCACCGCCGAGGAGGCCAAGGCAGAGGTCGAACGGCTAAGTCAGGAGCGCGAACGCCTGGAACACGAGGGGCAGGAAGAACGCCGCAAGCTGCTGCTCGACATGGCCACCCGCTTCGAACGCCAGGTCGGCCCCATCATGGTCAATGTCAATGACCACGCGCGCAGCATGTCCGACGTATCGAAGAGTCTGACCGATTTGGCGGCTCAGGCACTTTCCCACTCGACGGATACCGCCGCGGCCATCGAACAGGCAACCGGCAACGTGCAGACCGTTGCCAGCGCCACCGAAGAAATGACCGCCAGCATGGCAGAGGTTTCCAGCCAGGTCGGCCGGGCCCATGACGTGGCGCAGGAAGCCTCCCGCAAGGCGCGCGAAACGGATCAGACCATGGTCCGCCTGAAGGACGCCGCCGCCAAGATCGGCAACGTCATGGAGATGATCAACGATATCGCCGAACAGACCAATCTGCTGGCCCTGAATGCCACCATCGAGGCCGCCCGTGCCGGCGAAGCGGGCAAGGGCTTTGCCGTGGTCGCGTCAGAGGTCAAGAATCTGGCCAATCAGACGGCCAAGGCGACCCAGGAAATCGCCGGGGAAATCGCCACCATGCAGAATGTGTCGGAAGACGCGGCGCGCGAGATTCAGGGCATTTCCGCGACCATCGACGAAATCAATGCGGTCAGCGAAGCGATCGCCGCCGCCGTCGAGGAACAGTCCGCCGCGACCCAGGAAATAGCGCGCTCCAGCCAGGACGCCGCCGTCCATACGGACAAGGTCCAGACCAACATCAATGCCGTGCGCAACGCGTCCGAGGATACCGGCAGCGCCGCCGGCGAGGTTTCAACCGCCGCCACAAATCTGTCAAATCAAGCCGACAGCCTGAAACAGGCCATCGACGCCATGCTTCAGGACCTGCGCGCCGCCTGA